A genomic window from Polyodon spathula isolate WHYD16114869_AA chromosome 43, ASM1765450v1, whole genome shotgun sequence includes:
- the LOC121305431 gene encoding scavenger receptor cysteine-rich type 1 protein M130-like: MMPIILTLLFCSTNLRVASGDSCSGRVELYHQGEWGTVCGDGWDLNDAKAVCKFLDCGFAKSAESDSSRFGKGTGKVWFSRVNCTGKTANCDQEKDAGVECAGDLVSILKFITITSGGRCALKAGT, translated from the exons ATGATGCCAATAATCCTGACTCTACTTTTCT GCAGCACCAACCTGCGTGTGGCGAGTGGAGACAGCTGTTCAGGGAGAGTGGAGCTCTATCACCAGGGTGAATGGGGCACGGTGTGTGGAGACGGCTGGGACCTGAACGATGCCAAAGCCGTCTGCAAGTTTCTGGACTGCGGCTTTGCTAAATCTGCTGAAAGCGACAGCTCCAGGTTTGGGAAAGGGACCGGGAAAGTTTGGTTTAGCAGAGTGAACTGCACCGGGAAAACAGCCAATTGCGACCAGGAGAAAGACGCTGGCGTGGAATGTGCCG GAGATCTAGTCTCAATATTGAAGTTCATCACAATAACCAGTGGGGGGCGCTGTGCACTGAAGGCTGGGACCTGA
- the b4galt3 gene encoding beta-1,4-galactosyltransferase 3 isoform X2 yields MPCSCPFPLPSPPRSLHSPCTLALLVGFQFAFVVYFSLGGFRGLASVLMRSTGGDPQFDYSHPHDVYTNLSQLGAPASPGEELEREKDCLETSPYLVGPVSVLLSSPPSLSQIADRNPLVSLGGMYQPPSCQALHHTALIVPYRNRPAHLRTLLYHIHPFLQRQQLHYRVYIVHQAGNSTFNRAKLLNVGVREALRDEDWGCLFLHDVDLLPENDRNHYVCDPRNPKHVSVAMDKFGYRVRLCGMKITRPPISVGHYKMIKHRADQGNEQNPHRFDLLMRTHRSWRSDGLNSLTYDLLSRELQPLYTNLSVNIGEEPPRPKQNQGQKRNQPTQRPENRQAQPRHTNLSVNIREEPPRPKPKNQTLGYRLHLTTQTLTQPLCTNQTVSIGEKPDQNPTHSLTQPRVQNQGASILRLDQNQPTMRQNQDKGRPAGKHRQDDSNTQAIQTT; encoded by the exons ATGCCCTGTTCCTGCcccttccctctcccctcccctccccgctCCCTCCACTCTCCTTGCACCCTGGCCCTGCTCGTGGGGTTCCAGTTTGCCTTCGTTGTGTATTTCTCTCTGGGTGGGTTTCGTGGTCTGGCCTCAGTTCTGATGCGCTCGACTGGGGGGGACCCCCAGTTTGATTACTCACATCCCCACGATGTCTACACCAACCTGAGCCAGCTGGGGGCGCCGGCGAGCCCAGGGGAAGAACTGGAGAGAGAAAAAGACTGCCTTGAGACATCACCTTATCTGG TGGGCCCTGTCTCGGtgctcctctcctcccccccctcgCTCTCTCAGATTGCGGACAGGAACCCCCTGGTGTCTCTGGGGGGGATGTACCAACCCCCCTCCTGCCAGGCTCTCCACCACACTGCCCTCATTGTCCCATATAGGAACCGACCAGCCCACCTCCGCACCCTGCTCTACCACATCCACCCCTTCCTGCAGAGACAGCAGCTGCACTACCGGGTCTACATCGTACACCAG GCTGGTAACTCCACGTTTAACCGCGCTAAGCTCCTGAATGTGGGGGTGCGCGAGGCTCTTCGTGACGAGGATTGGGGGTGTCTGTTTCTCCACGATGTTGACCTGCTCCCCGAGAATGATCGCAATCATTACGTGTGCGACCCCCGCAACCCCAAACACGTCTCCGTGGCGATGGACAAGTTCGGATACCG GGTTCGTCTCTGCGGTATGAAGATCACTCGCCCCCCTATTTCAGTCGGGCATTACAAGATGATCAAACACCGAGCCGACCAGGGCAATGAGCAGAACCCCCACAG gttTGATCTCTTGATGCGCACTCACCGCTCCTGGCGCTCAGACGGTCTTAACTCTCTGACCTATGACCTCCTGTCTCGAGAGCTGCAGCCGCTCTACACCAACCTGTCTGTGAATATCGGAGAGGAGCCGCCCAGACCCAAACAGAACCAGGGCCAGAAACGCAATCAGCCCACACAGAGACCAGAGAACAGGCAGGCCCAACCGCGCCACACAAACCTGTCTGTGAATATCAGAGAGGAGCCGCCCCGACCCAAACCCAAGAACCAGACCCTGGGATACAGACTGCACCTGaccacacagacactgacacagccCCTCTGCACCAACCAGACTGTGAGCATTGGAGAGAAGCCAGACCAGAACCCAACACACAGCCTGACACAACCCAGAGTTCAGAACCAGGGGGCATCCATACTGAGACTGGATCAGAACCAACCCACGATGAGACAGAACCAGGACAAGGGGAGGCCCGCAGGAAAACACAGACAAGACGACAGCAACACACAGGCGATACAGACAACATAG
- the b4galt3 gene encoding beta-1,4-galactosyltransferase 3 isoform X1, giving the protein MPCSCPFPLPSPPRSLHSPCTLALLVGFQFAFVVYFSLGGFRGLASVLMRSTGGDPQFDYSHPHDVYTNLSQLGAPASPGEELEREKDCLETSPYLVGPVSVLLSSPPSLSQIADRNPLVSLGGMYQPPSCQALHHTALIVPYRNRPAHLRTLLYHIHPFLQRQQLHYRVYIVHQAGNSTFNRAKLLNVGVREALRDEDWGCLFLHDVDLLPENDRNHYVCDPRNPKHVSVAMDKFGYRLPYPQYFGGVSALTPDQYLKMNGFPNQYWGWGGEDDDIAARVRLCGMKITRPPISVGHYKMIKHRADQGNEQNPHRFDLLMRTHRSWRSDGLNSLTYDLLSRELQPLYTNLSVNIGEEPPRPKQNQGQKRNQPTQRPENRQAQPRHTNLSVNIREEPPRPKPKNQTLGYRLHLTTQTLTQPLCTNQTVSIGEKPDQNPTHSLTQPRVQNQGASILRLDQNQPTMRQNQDKGRPAGKHRQDDSNTQAIQTT; this is encoded by the exons ATGCCCTGTTCCTGCcccttccctctcccctcccctccccgctCCCTCCACTCTCCTTGCACCCTGGCCCTGCTCGTGGGGTTCCAGTTTGCCTTCGTTGTGTATTTCTCTCTGGGTGGGTTTCGTGGTCTGGCCTCAGTTCTGATGCGCTCGACTGGGGGGGACCCCCAGTTTGATTACTCACATCCCCACGATGTCTACACCAACCTGAGCCAGCTGGGGGCGCCGGCGAGCCCAGGGGAAGAACTGGAGAGAGAAAAAGACTGCCTTGAGACATCACCTTATCTGG TGGGCCCTGTCTCGGtgctcctctcctcccccccctcgCTCTCTCAGATTGCGGACAGGAACCCCCTGGTGTCTCTGGGGGGGATGTACCAACCCCCCTCCTGCCAGGCTCTCCACCACACTGCCCTCATTGTCCCATATAGGAACCGACCAGCCCACCTCCGCACCCTGCTCTACCACATCCACCCCTTCCTGCAGAGACAGCAGCTGCACTACCGGGTCTACATCGTACACCAG GCTGGTAACTCCACGTTTAACCGCGCTAAGCTCCTGAATGTGGGGGTGCGCGAGGCTCTTCGTGACGAGGATTGGGGGTGTCTGTTTCTCCACGATGTTGACCTGCTCCCCGAGAATGATCGCAATCATTACGTGTGCGACCCCCGCAACCCCAAACACGTCTCCGTGGCGATGGACAAGTTCGGATACCG GCTGCCGTACCCACAGTATTTCGGGGGGGTCTCGGCTCTGACTCCTGACCAGTACCTCAAGATGAATGGATTCCCAAACCAGTACTGGGGCTGGGGGGGTGAGGATGATGACATTGCGGCCAG GGTTCGTCTCTGCGGTATGAAGATCACTCGCCCCCCTATTTCAGTCGGGCATTACAAGATGATCAAACACCGAGCCGACCAGGGCAATGAGCAGAACCCCCACAG gttTGATCTCTTGATGCGCACTCACCGCTCCTGGCGCTCAGACGGTCTTAACTCTCTGACCTATGACCTCCTGTCTCGAGAGCTGCAGCCGCTCTACACCAACCTGTCTGTGAATATCGGAGAGGAGCCGCCCAGACCCAAACAGAACCAGGGCCAGAAACGCAATCAGCCCACACAGAGACCAGAGAACAGGCAGGCCCAACCGCGCCACACAAACCTGTCTGTGAATATCAGAGAGGAGCCGCCCCGACCCAAACCCAAGAACCAGACCCTGGGATACAGACTGCACCTGaccacacagacactgacacagccCCTCTGCACCAACCAGACTGTGAGCATTGGAGAGAAGCCAGACCAGAACCCAACACACAGCCTGACACAACCCAGAGTTCAGAACCAGGGGGCATCCATACTGAGACTGGATCAGAACCAACCCACGATGAGACAGAACCAGGACAAGGGGAGGCCCGCAGGAAAACACAGACAAGACGACAGCAACACACAGGCGATACAGACAACATAG